The genomic window TATAATCACTCGCCAACAGGTAACGCGCCCTTTCTCTGTCTGGTGAACGACCATTTTGTGAAATTTCTGCTAACTTTGGCGATCGTTCTGGTACAGATTGTGATATTAGTGGGAACACAGATGAATTGGCTTTGCTAGCATCAGATAGCTGCTCTGTCTGATTTGACGACAGATTCAGCCATTGCCCCAAAGATTTGCCAATCTGCGGTGCTGATACCATCGCCCCAGCAGAAAAGGCAAACAGTGCTGCGCCAGCAATTAGAGGAATTGGTTTTTGTTGTAGTTTCTTCAGCATGGATACTCGCTGAACAGTGCCGATGAATTTCCTGAAACTCTAGCATTCATTGCCATGAGTGTAATCACCTCTTCACTAGAGATTTCTCATTTTAGGAAAAATCTGTCAGATTATCGATGTTAACGTTGTTTTTATTTTTAGTTGGTCAGTGATGGCGATAACCGAACGTCGCGCAAAGCGATAAAGGTTAAAAACGCTTCATTATACCTCTTGCATAAATGCGGAAACTGTCATGTTGAGCGAAGCGAAACATCTCAATGACACATCCCATTTTCAGATTTTTGCAAGAGGTCTATTATCCTGCTTTCTTCACTAACCAAGTTAAACTTTCAACTACTGCCATAAACTAATTCCATCAAAAGTTGATATATAACCGATAATTATCAACAGATAATCATTTGCCAACGTCCAGTCAATGCTAAACAGATGCAGCATCCCGAAAAAAAAGCCACTCTCAAATTTCTAGACTTGTTTTGTGGGATTGGCGGGTTTCGTATTGCAGCAGAAATTGTTTGCCAAGAGCGAAATTTTGAACCCGTCTGCGTTTTTTCAAGTGACATAGATCCTGATGCTCAAAAAGCATACGCAGCAAATTTCGCCGAAAAACCCGCAGGTGACATTACGAAAATAGATACTCAAGACATTCCTGAACATGATATTTTGTTTGCAGGTTTTCCGTGCCAACCCTTCAGTATATGCGGAGACATGAAAGGTTTTGATGATATACGGGGTACTTTATTTTTTGAAATAGCCCGTATATTGCAAGCGAAACAGCCTCAAGCCTTTATCCTTGAGAATGTCAAACAGCTAAAGGGACATAATCAAGGTCAAACACTCAGGCGAATCATAGAGACTCTTAGCAGTTTAGGATACTATACTGACTATCGCATTCTTAACGCGCTGGATTTTGGTGTACCGCAGAAGCGCGAACGTATTTTTATTGTTGGCTTCCGAAATCCAGTTAATTTCCTTTGGCCTGAAGGTGGTGTTCCGATGAAGCCGCTTTTGCAAATTTTGGCAGATAACGTACCGGATTTTTATTATGCTTCCGAAAAAATCAGGAATAGCCGTATAGAAAAACGAAAGGGTAAGCAACAGTATAGCGAGATGACTATCTGGCATGAAAACAAAGGCGGGAATATTAGTGCATATCCCTATTCCTGCGCTTTGAGAGCAGGCGCATCCTATAATTACCTCTTAGTCAATGGTGAAAGAAGACTGACAGAACGCGAAATGTTGCGACTTCAAGGCTTCCCCGATTCCTACAAAATAGTTGGCAATTATCAAGCATTACGAAAGCAAGCTGGTAATGCTGTGGCTGTTCCTTGTGTTGTGGCTGTTATCCGCTCGGTTCTAGATGTAATGGCAAAAACTGTCACCGAATCTAAAGCATTCAAATCTCATACAAACAGAGAATTGAGTTTGATGCTTGAGCCTCCTGCCAGCATATATACAGCTAGTGGAGCATGAATATGCCGACAGTTGAAGATGCAAAAGAACGG from Nostoc sp. UHCC 0870 includes these protein-coding regions:
- a CDS encoding DNA cytosine methyltransferase — translated: MQHPEKKATLKFLDLFCGIGGFRIAAEIVCQERNFEPVCVFSSDIDPDAQKAYAANFAEKPAGDITKIDTQDIPEHDILFAGFPCQPFSICGDMKGFDDIRGTLFFEIARILQAKQPQAFILENVKQLKGHNQGQTLRRIIETLSSLGYYTDYRILNALDFGVPQKRERIFIVGFRNPVNFLWPEGGVPMKPLLQILADNVPDFYYASEKIRNSRIEKRKGKQQYSEMTIWHENKGGNISAYPYSCALRAGASYNYLLVNGERRLTEREMLRLQGFPDSYKIVGNYQALRKQAGNAVAVPCVVAVIRSVLDVMAKTVTESKAFKSHTNRELSLMLEPPASIYTASGA